GCCGGCGCCAAGGGCCCGGCCCCCAAGCCCGCGCAGAAGCCCGCGCTCGACCAGAAGGGCTGCCAGTTCAATCCCCACGTGCTCGTGGTGCCGGCCGGGGCAGAAATGGACATCCTGAACTCCGACGGCATCCTGCACAACATCCACACCTTCTCGTCGGCCAACCCCTCCATCAACAAGGCGCAGCCCAAGTTCAAGAAGGTCCTGACCGAGAAGTTCGACAAGCCCGAGGTCGTCAGGGTGCAGTGCGACGTGCACGGCTGGATGCAGGGCTGGATCGTCGTGGGCGAGCACGCGGCCTATTCCGTGAGCGACGACAGCGGCGCGTTCAAGCTCGACAACGTCCCGCCCGGCAAGCACAAGGTCGAGGTCTGGCACGAGACGCTCGGGAAGGTGAGCCAGGAGGTGGAGGTCAAGGCCGGCGCGCCCACCAAGGTCACCTTCGAGATGAGCAAGAAGTAGTATCTCGGGCCCCGGCACAGGGACTGCGCTTGACCTCGCGCGCCGTCCTGTCTACTCTCCGAGGGGTCCGCCACCAACCTCGCACTGGATCGGAGAGCCATGGAACTCGAGCGCCCGCTGCCCCAGCCCATCACGCCCGAAGCCAAGCCCTACTGGGAGGGCCTGCGCGAGCAGAAGCTCATGCTGCCGCGCTGCCGCGCCTGCCGCCGCGCCTTCTTCTACCCGCGCGTCCTCTGCCCGCACTGTCACGCCGCCGATATCGAATGGTTCCAGGCGAGCGGCCGCGGCAAGCTCCACTCCTTCGAGATCGGCTACCAATCCTTTAATAAGGCCTTCAAGGTCAAGCCGCCCTTCGTGCTGGCCATGATCGAGCTGGAGGAAGGCCCGCGCATGATGTCGAACCTCGTCGGCATCGAGCCCGATCCGAAGAAGATCCGCTGTGACATGCCCGTCGAGGTGGTCTTCGAGAAGCAGACCGACGAGATCACCCTGCCGCTCTTCCGGCCCGCGGGAGGTGCGCGATGAAAGAGCTCCGCAACTCGGTCTGCATCGTGGGGGCGGACGAGAGCGACGAGTTGGGCACGCTGCCGCACAAGAGCATGCTGACGCTGCACCTCGAAGCCGTCAGGAACGCCGTGCGGGACGCCGGCCTCAAGATCAGCGACGTGGACGGCATCTTCACGGCGGGCCAGCATTCCCCGGCCACCATCGGCGAGGCGCTCG
The genomic region above belongs to Candidatus Rokuibacteriota bacterium and contains:
- a CDS encoding carboxypeptidase regulatory-like domain-containing protein; translation: MMRHWTTALCALGLAAALVWAGSTPVTAQGAGSIVGEVKFSGTVPAPKTLKVNKDPQVCGSDRPSEELMVGANKGIKNAVVSLAGAKGPAPKPAQKPALDQKGCQFNPHVLVVPAGAEMDILNSDGILHNIHTFSSANPSINKAQPKFKKVLTEKFDKPEVVRVQCDVHGWMQGWIVVGEHAAYSVSDDSGAFKLDNVPPGKHKVEVWHETLGKVSQEVEVKAGAPTKVTFEMSKK
- a CDS encoding Zn-ribbon domain-containing OB-fold protein is translated as MELERPLPQPITPEAKPYWEGLREQKLMLPRCRACRRAFFYPRVLCPHCHAADIEWFQASGRGKLHSFEIGYQSFNKAFKVKPPFVLAMIELEEGPRMMSNLVGIEPDPKKIRCDMPVEVVFEKQTDEITLPLFRPAGGAR